A genomic stretch from Saccharomyces paradoxus chromosome XVI, complete sequence includes:
- the SUT2 gene encoding Sut2p (transcription factor of the Zn2Cys6 family~similar to YPR009W), producing the protein MKPNNRTCDVITNKDESLPALLLPALSSYTCDDSLQIGQISTSGRYHSFGFPNSSLLPGKRLKIQSEQTSVPVSSVQYADHSYDNWQKESEKTKLPKLGCPTDYPEYYKTISSGETTDSAVVSSIATNRLKRKRQRDGPSCDSCRTKKIKCNATIIVFLQDRNLISSISSNLHYALSQDDINQFRMKFFKKLPDVMDTYEVIKHLDKIVLFKACTSCSRRNQKSGKCLFSRGFTKSDMNVFSKINSKLKGKTIFEMTVADYIAAGFQTL; encoded by the coding sequence ATGAAGCCAAACAATCGAACTTGTGATGTAATTACCAACAAAGACGAATCTCTTCCTGCACTTTTGCTGCCTGCTTTGAGCAGTTACACCTGTGATGATTCGTTGCAAATAGGACAAATTTCTACTAGTGGCCGATATCATTCATTCGGTTTTCCTAATTCCTCTTTACTGCCAGGGAAGCGTTTAAAAATTCAGTCAGAGCAGACTTCGGTGCCAGTTTCGTCGGTTCAATACGCAGACCATAGTTATGATAATTGGCAAAAAGAATCCGAGAAGACTAAACTTCCCAAACTTGGTTGCCCAACAGATTATCCTGAATACTATAAAACTATCTCTTCTGGTGAAACAACCGATTCAGCGGTTGTTTCATCTATAGCAACTAATAgactgaaaagaaaacgtCAAAGAGACGGCCCAAGTTGTGACTCTTGTAGgacgaagaagataaaatgCAATGCAACAATCATTGTCTTTTTACAAGATAGGAACCTGATCtcctcaatttcttcaaatttgcATTATGCACTTTCCCAAGACGACATAAACCAGTTTCGAATGaagtttttcaagaaactGCCTGACGTGATGGATACATATGAAGTCATAAAACACCTTGATAAAATAGTCCTTTTCAAAGCCTGCACTTCTTGCAGTAggagaaatcaaaaaagtGGAAAGtgtcttttttcaagaggATTTACAAAATCTGATATGAACGTATTTTCTAAAATAAATAGTAAACTTAAAGGCAAAACTATCTTCGAGATGACTGTCGCTGATTATATTGCCGCTGGCTTCCAAACCCTTTAA
- the RPA135 gene encoding DNA-directed RNA polymerase I core subunit RPA135 (RNA polymerase I second largest subunit A135~similar to YPR010C) → MSKVIKPPSQARTADFRTLERESRFINPPKDKSAYPLLQEAVQPHIGSFNALTEGPDGGLLNLGVKDIGEKVIFDGKPLNSENELSNSGYLGNKLSLSVEQVSIAKPMSNDGVSSAVERKVYPSESRQRLTSYRGKLLLKLKWSVNSGEENLFEVRDCGGLPVMLQSNRCHLNKMSPYELVQHKEESDEIGGYFIVNGIEKLIRMLIVQRRNHPMAIIRPSFANRGASYSQYGIQIRSVRPDQTSQTNVLHYLNDGQVTFRFSWRKNEYLVPVVMILKALCHTSDREIFDGIIGNDVKDSFLTDRLELLLRGFKKRYPQLQNRTQVLQYLGDKFRVVFQASPDQSDLEVGQEVLDRIVLVHLGKDGSQDKFRMLLFMIRKLYSLVAGECSPDNPDATQHQEVLLGGFLYGMILKEKIDEYLQSIIAQVRMDINRGMAINFKDKRYMSRVLMRVNENIGSKMQYFLSTGNLVSQSGLDLQQVSGYTVVAEKINFYRFISHFRMVHRGSFFAQLKTTTVRKLLPESWGFLCPVHTPDGSPCGLLNHFAHKCRISTQQSDVSKIPSILYSLGVAPASHTFAAGPSLCCVQIDGKIIGWVSHDQGKIIADTLRYWKVEGKTHGLPIDLEIGYVPPSTRGQYPGLYLFGGHSRMLRPVRYLPLDKEDIVGPFEQVYMNIAVTPQEIQNNVHTHVEFTPTNILSILANLTPFSDFNQSPRNMYQCQMGKQTMGTPGVALCHRSDNKLYRLQTGQTPIVKANLYDDYGMDNFPNGFNAVVAVISYTGYDMDDAMIINKSADERGFGYGTMYKTEKVDLALNRNRGDPITQHFGFGNDEWPKEWLEKLDEDGLPYIGTYVEEGDPICAYFDDTLNKTKIKTYHSSEPAYIEEVNLIGDESNKFQELQTVSIKYRIRRTPQIGDKFSSRHGQKGVCSRKWPTIDMPFSETGIQPDIIINPHAFPSRMTIGMFVESLAGKAGALHGIAQDSTPWIFNEDDTPADYFGDQLAKAGYNYHGNEPMYSGATGEELRADIYVGVVYYQRLRHMVNDKFQVRSTGPVNSLTMQPVKGRKRHGGIRVGEMERDALIGHGTSFLLQDRLLNSSDYTQASVCRECGSILTTQQSVPRIGSISTVCCRRCSMRFEDAKKLLTKSEDGEKIFIDDSQIWEDGQGNKFVGGNETTTVAIPFVLKYLDSELSAMGIRLRYNVEPK, encoded by the coding sequence ATGAGCAAAGTGATTAAGCCTCCTAGCCAAGCCAGAACGGCTGATTTCCGTACTTTAGAACGTGAATCCCGGTTCATCAACCCTCCTAAGGACAAATCAGCATATCCACTATTACAGGAAGCTGTTCAACCTCACATTGGGTCTTTTAACGCACTAACAGAAGGTCCGGATGGAGGCTTGTTAAACCTTGGTGTTAAAGACATTggtgaaaaagttatatTTGATGGGAAACCGCTCAATTctgaaaatgaattatCCAACAGCGGTTACCTCGGGAATAAGCTTTCTCTTAGTGTAGAGCAAGTGTCTATTGCCAAGCCCATGTCTAATGATGGCGTTTCTTCTGCAGTAGAGAGGAAAGTTTATCCAAGCGAGTCAAGGCAAAGACTTACCTCTTATAGAGGTAAATTACTTTTAAAGCTGAAGTGGTCCGTGAACAGTGGAGAGGAGAACTTATTCGAAGTAAGAGATTGTGGTGGCCTACCAGTTATGCTACAAAGTAACAGATGTCACTTGAACAAGATGTCACCGTACGAATTGGTACAACACAAGGAAGAATCTGATGAAATAGGTGGTTACTTTATTGTCAACGGTATAGAAAAACTTATTAGAATGTTGATTGTGCAACGTAGAAATCATCCTATGGCTATTATCAGACCATCTTTTGCTAACAGAGGTGCATCTTATTCTCAGTATGGTATTCAAATTAGATCTGTCAGACCGGATCAAACCTCTCAGACTAATGTTCTGCATTACTTAAATGATGGTCAAGTGACATTTAGATTttcttggagaaaaaaCGAATATTTGGTTCCTGTTGTTATGATTCTAAAAGCCTTGTGTCACACTAGCGATagggaaatttttgatggtATTATTGGTAACGATGTTAAGGATTCATTTTTAACCGATCGTTTAGAATTACTATTACGTggttttaaaaaaagatatccTCAATTGCAAAATCGTACACAAGTCTTGCAATACTTGGGAGACAAATTTCGTGTTGTCTTTCAAGCTTCCCCTGATCAATCTGATTTGGAAGTCGGACAAGAAGTCCTTGATCGCATCGTTTTAGTGCATTTAGGGAAGGATGGCAGCCAGGATAAATTCAGAATGTTGCTGTTCATGATCAGAAAGTTGTATTCTTTGGTTGCAGGCGAATGTTCTCCAGATAACCCAGATGCTACGCAACATCAGGAAGTTCTTTTGGGTGGTTTCTTATATGGTAtgattttaaaagaaaaaattgatgaataCTTACAGAGTATTATTGCCCAAGTCAGGATGGATATCAACCGTGGTATGGCCATTAATTTTAAAGATAAAAGGTACATGTCAAGGGTTTTAATGAGGgttaatgaaaatatcGGTTCCAAAATGCAATACTTTTTGTCAACAGGTAACCTAGTGTCTCAATCTGGGTTAGATTTACAGCAAGTTTCTGGTTATACTGTTGTtgcagaaaaaattaacttCTACCGTTTTATTTCTCATTTTAGAATGGTTCATAGAGGCTCCTTTTTTGCACAGTTGAAGACCACCACCGTTAGAAAGTTGCTACCGGAGTCATGGGGATTTTTGTGCCCTGTTCATACACCGGATGGTTCCCCTTGTGGTTTATTAAACCATTTCGCGCACAAGTGTCGTATATCAACTCAGCAATCTGATGTCTCAAAAATTCCTTCAATATTATACTCACTTGGGGTTGCTCCGGCATCTCACACATTTGCCGCTGGTCCTTCTCTGTGTTGTGTCCAAATTGACGGTAAAATTATTGGTTGGGTCTCTCATGACCAAGGTAAGATCATTGCTGATACATTGAGATATTGGAAGGTTGAAGGCAAGACCCATGGGTTACCAATTGATCTAGAAATCGGTTATGTTCCTCCATCAACTCGTGGTCAATATCCAGGTCTTTACCTATTTGGGGGACATTCCAGGATGCTGCGTCCTGTTCGTTACCTGCCTTTGGATAAGGAAGACATTGTTGGACCTTTCGAGCAAGTGTACATGAATATTGCTGTCACACCCCAAGAAATCCAAAACAACGTTCATACACACGTCGAATTTACGCCCACGAATATTCTTTCTATTTTGGCTAATTTGACCCCATTTTCTGACTTTAACCAGTCCCCAAGAAACATGTATCAGTGTCAGATGGGTAAACAAACTATGGGTACTCCAGGTGTAGCTTTATGTCATCGTTCTGACAATAAGCTGTATAGGTTGCAAACCGGTCAAACACCTATCGTGAAAGCTAACTTATATGATGATTATGGTATGGATAATTTTCCAAATGGGTTTAATGCTGTTGTTGCGGTCATCTCGTATACTGGTTATGATATGGATGATGCAATGATTATAAACAAATCCGCAGATGAAAGAGGTTTTGGTTATGGTACCATGTATAAGACTGAGAAAGTGGATTTGGCACTCAATAGAAATCGTGGTGACCCAATTACACAGCATTTCGGTTTTGGAAATGACGAATGGCCAAAGGAATGGCTCGAAAAACTAGATGAGGATGGTTTGCCATATATCGGTACTTATGTCGAAGAGGGTGATCCAATTTGTGCATACTTCGACGATACTTTAAATAAgacaaaaatcaaaacataTCATTCCTCTGAACCGGCATATATCGAAGAAGTAAACCTAATTGGTGACGAATCTAATAAGTTCCAAGAATTACAAACTGTCAGCATAAAATATCGTATTAGAAGAACACCTCAAATTGgtgataaattttcttctagaCACGGTCAGAAAGGTGTTTGCTCAAGAAAATGGCCAACCATTGACATGCCTTTCAGCGAAACAGGTATTCAACCAGATATTATCATTAACCCTCATGCTTTCCCCTCGCGTATGACCATTGGTATGTTCGTCGAATCTTTAGCAGGTAAGGCAGGTGCATTGCACGGTATCGCACAAGATTCCACACCTTGGATCTTCAACGAGGACGACACCCCAGCCGATTACTTTGGTGACCAACTGGCGAAGGCAGGTTACAATTACCACGGTAATGAGCCGATGTATTCAGGTGCTACCGGTGAAGAATTGAGGGCAGATATTTATGTTGGTGTTGTCTACTACCAAAGATTACGTCATATGGTCAATGATAAGTTCCAAGTCCGTTCTACCGGTCCTGTGAATAGTTTGACTATGCAACCTGTCAAAGGTAGAAAGAGACATGGTGGTATTCGTGTCGGTGAAATGGAAAGAGATGCATTGATTGGACACGGTACATCTTTTCTGTTACAGGACCGTCTACTAAATTCATCAGATTACACACAGGCATCCGTGTGCCGCGAGTGTGGTTCTATTTTGACCACACAACAGAGCGTGCCAAGAATTGGTTCGATTTCGACGGTTTGTTGCCGTCGTTGTTCCATGAGATTCGAAGATGCGAAGAAGCTGTTGACCAAATCAGAAGATGGAGAAAAGATTTTCATTGACGACTCTCAAATTTGGGAAGATGGACAAGGGAACAAATTTGTTGGTGGTAATGAAACAACTACGGTGGCTATACCATTTGTATTGAAATACTTGGATTCTGAGCTATCCGCAATGGGTATAAGATTGCGTTATAATGTTGAACCTAAATAG
- the MRA1 gene encoding Mra1p (RNA polymerase I second largest subunit A135~similar to YPR010C) — protein MRPAQLLLNTAKKSSGGYKIPVELTPLFLAVGVALCSGTYFTYKKLRTDETLRLTGNPELSSLDEVLAKDKD, from the exons atgAGACCAGCACAGTTACTATTGAATACAGCC aaaaaatcatctGGTGGCTATAAAATACCCGTTGAATTGACACCGTTATTTCTCGCTGTCGGTGTAGCTTTATGTTCTGGGACTTATTTCACATATAAGAAATTAAGAACCGACGAGACCTTGAGATTAACAGGCAACCCAGAATTATCCAGTTTAGATGAAGTTCTTGCTAAAGATAAGGATTAA
- the MRX21 gene encoding Mrx21p (Mitochondrial transporter~similar to YPR011C), translated as MSEVLTILEQPNSIKDFLKQDSNIAFLAGGVAGAVSRTVVSPFERVKILLQVQSSTNSYNQGIFSSIRQVYHEEGTKGLFRGNGLNCIRIFPYSAVQFVVYEACKKDLFHVNGYDGQEQLTNAQRLFSGALCGGCSVVATYPLDLIKTRLSIQTANLSSLNRSKAKSISKPPGIWQLLSETYRLEGGLKGLYRGVWPTSLGVVPYVALNFAVYEQLREIGINTSNAQPSWKSNLYKLTIGAVSGGVAQTITYPFDLLRRRFQVLAMGGNELGFKYTSVWDALVTIGKTEGVSGYYKGLSANLFKVVPSTAVSWLVYEVVCDSIRNW; from the coding sequence ATGTCAGAAGTACTGACTATTCTCGAGCAGCCGAACTCAATCAAAGATTTCCTCAAACAGGATTCAAATATTGCGTTTCTAGCTGGTGGAGTAGCTGGTGCGGTTTCCCGAACCGTTGTTTCACCCTTTGAAAGAGTTAAAATACTGCTGCAAGTTCAAAGTTCGACCAATTCTTATAACCAGGGTATCTTTAGCTCTATACGGCAAGTTTATCATGAGGAGGGAACCAAAGGTTTATTCAGAGGAAACGGTTTAAATTGCATAAGAATCTTCCCCTATAGCGCAGTCCAGTTTGTAGTATACGAGGCTTGTAAGAAAGATTTATTTCACGTGAATGGTTATGATGGGCAAGAACAACTAACAAACGCCCAAAGACTATTTAGTGGTGCATTGTGTGGTGGTTGCAGCGTGGTGGCTACTTATCCGTTGGACTTGATCAAAACAAGATTATCGATTCAAACAGCAAATTTGAGTAGTCTAAACCGATCAAAGGCGAAAAGCATATCAAAGCCTCCGGGAATCTGGCAATTACTAAGCGAAACGTACAGATTGGAAGGCGGCCTCAAAGGATTATACAGGGGCGTATGGCCAACAAGTCTTGGAGTTGTTCCATATGTAGCACTAAATTTTGCGGTTTATGAACAATTAAGAGAAATTGGCATCAATACTTCAAATGCTCAACCCTCTTGGAAAAGCAACCTCTATAAATTAACAATCGGCGCCGTGAGTGGAGGAGTTGCGCAAACAATCACTTACCCCTTTGATCTACTAAGGAGACGATTTCAAGTTCTTGCGATGGGTGGAAATGAACTGGGATTCAAATACACTAGTGTCTGGGATGCGCTGGTGACAATTGGTAAAACAGAAGGCGTCAGCGGTTACTACAAAGGCCTAAGTGCAAACCTCTTTAAAGTTGTCCCTTCAACTGCAGTAAGTTGGCTAGTTTACGAAGTTGTATGTGATTCAATAAGAAATTGGTGA
- the CMR3 gene encoding Cmr3p (zinc finger protein~similar to YPR013C) encodes MNFSLSRQSSEKQVSYTDKSKSPNIGMCTINYKSSLPLRVPAVDQLSPGRGIQFYGHNSHKIEQECYDSSKINLPPISSLLPNFENSTPAKVDSRVQFPPQQVYQSMNVVPIVNEVYTPISMHTTSDQYPIYYTESQQQIPHSQPAHLTPSAPMMMPVMVPTVYKPLAPYDKESITIGSEPNFAAISMASHPNTAVELCHDRPKSVPPRYGVIPTIQEGNNGRTKSEPGATLNTSAAFSDWKNDSRISSTKLRKQCPVCGKICSRPSTLKTHYLIHTGDTPFKCTWEGCSKSFNVKSNMLRHLKSHERKRNKVLNTT; translated from the coding sequence ATGAATTTTTCCCTTTCAAGGCAAAGTTCAGAAAAACAAGTATCATATACAGATAAGTCAAAATCTCCTAATATAGGAATGTGTACAATCAATTATAAATCGAGCCTTCCCCTACGAGTGCCCGCAGTTGATCAGCTGAGCCCTGGCAGGGGTATTCAATTTTATGGCCACAATAGCCACAAAATTGAACAGGAATGTTATGATAGTTCGAAAATAAACTTACCACCAATTTCATCCCTTCTTCCTAATTTCGAAAATAGTACACCTGCTAAGGTGGATTCAAGGGTTCAATTCCCTCCACAGCAAGTTTACCAAAGCATGAATGTAGTACCCATTGTAAATGAGGTTTACACGCCAATTTCTATGCATACAACATCTGATCAATACCCTATCTACTACACGGAGAGTCAGCAACAAATACCACATAGCCAACCTGCTCATTTGACCCCTTCTGCTCCAATGATGATGCCAGTCATGGTGCCAACTGTGTATAAACCATTGGCACCATACGACAAAGAATCAATAACAATTGGCTCTGAACCAAATTTCGCTGCAATATCAATGGCGAGTCATCCAAACACCGCCGTAGAGCTATGCCACGATAGACCAAAATCAGTCCCACCTAGGTATGGAGTAATTCCAACTATTCAGGAAGGAAATAATGGTAGAACAAAAAGCGAACCTGGTGCTACACTGAATACTTCAGCAGCATTTTCGGATTGGAAAAATGACAGCCGAATATCCTCCACAAAGCTGAGAAAGCAGTGCCCGGTATGTGGGAAAATTTGCTCAAGGCCCTCAACGCTAAAGACGCATTACTTAATTCATACAGGAGATACTCCTTTCAAGTGCACTTGGGAGGGTTGCTCCAAATCCTTTAATGTGAAAAGCAATATGCTGAGGCATTTAAAAAGTcatgaaaggaaaagaaacaaggtCTTGAACACAACGTAG